From Piliocolobus tephrosceles isolate RC106 chromosome 16, ASM277652v3, whole genome shotgun sequence, the proteins below share one genomic window:
- the MFSD6L gene encoding major facilitator superfamily domain-containing protein 6-like has protein sequence MSANPRWDISRALGVAKLFHLVCGVREACVTPFLTLYLRQLGLAAPWVGILMGTKHLIAAFWAPVCAFLAKSYRKRRVLLIGSLLSSVGASLLMVLIPAADKNRMHFPCNGSSGVTSTDAPPGVTLLVNITSAQEPASRHPANRTAEVEMPGFRNPPGESDPETFRDPHDYVAPSVEGARTTSQVLLHPVTSELKDHPWEVTFEVVKTALPLLPRGKGPGNPANLSGTKGKAWAFDLSLNGLRWTFILSLGSMAFWELLAAPLEQVADDSLYEYLDFVDATDRYRSLWVWRLLGMLVGVCGIPALVGQLDCFLMNSGPRGVVHFYGYSVVSTLALLVSIAFPIPSCQQWEPSYKSVKALSIVGGDPRLILLAFTVVLTGAIVSTVQNFLFWHMMDHGSGELVMGFSVALSLLGEILLHPFKTTLLRKLSRTGLVGLGLSCLAGQLLYYSFLWSWWSVLPVQILSAISNGALWWAVEASVEDLATPCMERALSALFRSHFYGSGCSLGSFVGGFVVMRFSLAVIYQACCVALLLWLALLLSIQRRLPQERKIKYSKLLSMEVSDTSDSEQGTERDWLVKAMREEHSD, from the coding sequence ATGAGCGCCAACCCCCGGTGGGACATCAGCAGGGCGCTGGGGGTGGCCAAGCTCTTCCACCTGGTGTGCGGGGTCCGGGAAGCCTGCGTGACCCCGTTCCTGACTCTCTACCTGAGGCAGCTGGGCTTGGCCGCTCCCTGGGTGGGCATCCTAATGGGAACCAAGCACCTAATCGCTGCCTTCTGGGCTCCGGTCTGTGCCTTCCTGGCCAAAAGCTACCGGAAACGGAGAGTGCTTCTGATCGGCTCCCTGCTCAGCTCGGTGGGGGCCAGCCTGCTGATGGTCCTGATCCCAGCGGCGGACAAAAATCGGATGCACTTCCCTTGTAATGGAAGCAGTGGCGTGACCAGCACAGACGCACCCCCGGGGGTCACACTACTTGTGAACATCACCTCGGCCCAAGAGCCTGCCTCCAGGCACCCAGCCAACAGGACTGCAGAGGTGGAAATGCCTGGCTTCAGAAACCCACCTGGTGAAAGTGACCCAGAAACTTTCCGTGATCCACACGACTACGTAGCGCCCTCCGTTGAAGGAGCTAGGACCACATCCCAAGTTCTCCTCCATCCTGTCACTTCGGAGCTGAAAGATCATCCCTGGGAAGTTACTTTTGAGGTGGTCAAGACAGCCCTCCCCTTGCTTCCCCGGGGGAAAGGGCCTGGAAATCCAGCCAATTTGTCAGGGACCAAGGGGAAAGCCTGGGCTTTTGACCTGTCCTTGAATGGGTTGCGGTGGACTTTCATCCTCTCCTTAGGATCCATGGCGTTCTGGGAGCTGCTGGCAGCGCCTCTGGAGCAGGTGGCAGATGACAGCCTTTATGAGTATCTGGATTTTGTGGATGCCACTGACCGATACAGAAGCCTGTGGGTCTGGAGGTTGCTGGGCATGTTGGTAGGTGTGTGTGGCATCCCAGCCTTGGTGGGGCAGCTGGACTGCTTCCTGATGAACAGTGGCCCCCGCGGTGTGGTCCACTTCTATGGGTACTCGGTGGTCAGCACCCTGGCCTTACTGGTGAGCATTGCCTTTCCCATTCCCAGCTGTCAGCAGTGGGAGCCCAGCTACAAAAGCGTCAAAGCACTGTCTATTGTCGGGGGCGACCCCCGCCTCATTCTCCTTGCCTTCACCGTTGTTTTGACAGGAGCCATCGTCAGTACTGTCCAGAACTTTCTGTTCTGGCACATGATGGACCATGGGAGTGGCGAGCTGGTCATGGGTTTCTCGGTCGCCCTCAGCTTGCTGGGGGAAATTCTGCTTCATCCGTTCAAAACTACATTGCTTAGGAAACTGTCCAGGACGGGcctggtggggctggggctgagctGCCTCGCTGGGCAGCTGCTCTACTACTCTTTCCTCTGGAGCTGGTGGTCCGTCCTCCCCGTTCAGATCTTGAGTGCCATTAGCAATGGGGCTCTGTGGtgggctgtggaggcctcagtgGAGGACCTGGCCACTCCCTGCATGGAGAGGGCTCTGAGTGCCTTGTTCCGAAGCCACTTTTACGGGAGTGGCTGTAGCCTGGGCAGCTTTGTGGGGGGCTTCGTGGTGATGCGCTTCAGCCTGGCTGTGATCTACCAGgcctgctgtgtggccctgttGCTCTGGTTGGCCTTGCTCCTGTCCATACAGCGGAGGCTGCCTCAAGAGCGGAAAATCAAGTACTCGAAGCTGCTGTCCATGGAGGTGAGTGACACCAGTGACTCTGAGCAGGGGACAGAACGCGACTGGCTTGTGAAGGCCATGAGGGAGGAACACTCAGACTGA